The following nucleotide sequence is from Halomonas chromatireducens.
CCAACAAGAAAGCCAAGGGCAAGGGCCCAGGCAGCAGCACCATCGCCCAGAACAAGAAGGCGCGCTTCGAGTATCACATCGACGAGACCTTCGAGGCCGGGCTGGTCCTGGCAGGCTGGGAAGTGAAGAGCCTGCGCGCCGGCAAGGCACAGCTCACCGACACCTACATCCTGATCAAGGATGCGGAGGCGTGGCTGCTTGGCTGCCACATCATGCCGCTCAACACCGCCAGCACCCATGTGCTGGCCGATCCCACGCGCACCCGCAAGCTGCTGCTGCACCGCAAGGAGATCGCCAAGATCTTCTCGCGCACCCAGGAGAAGGGGCACACCTGCGTGCCGCTGAAGCTCTACTGGAAGGGCAACAAGGTCAAGTGCGAACTGGCTCTGGTGACCGGCAAGAAGCTCCACGACAAGCGCGCCACCGAGAAGGATCGGGACTGGCAGCGTCAGAAGGGCCGCATCATGCGGGAACAGACCAAGGCCTGACCGGCCGCAGGGGGGAATCGATCTATCGCGAAACGACGGAACCCACCCTGCAAACAGGTGTCACACAATTGCCCATGCTGA
It contains:
- the smpB gene encoding SsrA-binding protein SmpB, which codes for MANKKAKGKGPGSSTIAQNKKARFEYHIDETFEAGLVLAGWEVKSLRAGKAQLTDTYILIKDAEAWLLGCHIMPLNTASTHVLADPTRTRKLLLHRKEIAKIFSRTQEKGHTCVPLKLYWKGNKVKCELALVTGKKLHDKRATEKDRDWQRQKGRIMREQTKA